A region of Ammoniphilus sp. CFH 90114 DNA encodes the following proteins:
- a CDS encoding MgtC/SapB family protein: MAHDYIWKLGLALFLGLLIGIDRQLKKKPVGIKTCMIISVASCLITIVSIESVHIYSVEGHTNMDPMRLAAQVVSGVGFLGAGVILRRNNDVISGLTTASMVWAASGLGIAVGAGFILQASAAVVIMMLAINVFPSLLKLLGPKSFSQRDLLVKIIVDHREDVDIIFKEIKRCGMKVKHVKLKDIDVNHSEVQMIILASEKQYTTHIYRLLKSINGVDSVELESR; encoded by the coding sequence ATAGCCCATGACTATATTTGGAAACTCGGACTTGCTTTGTTTTTAGGGTTGTTGATCGGTATAGATAGACAATTGAAGAAAAAGCCCGTAGGGATCAAAACCTGTATGATTATTAGCGTAGCCAGTTGCCTAATCACGATTGTCTCCATTGAGTCTGTCCACATTTACTCGGTCGAGGGCCATACCAATATGGATCCCATGCGGTTAGCTGCTCAAGTGGTGAGTGGAGTCGGCTTTTTGGGGGCGGGGGTTATTCTTCGTCGGAATAACGATGTGATCTCCGGATTGACTACCGCATCCATGGTATGGGCCGCGTCTGGACTTGGTATTGCTGTTGGAGCAGGATTCATCCTCCAAGCCTCGGCTGCTGTTGTGATTATGATGTTAGCCATTAATGTATTTCCTTCTTTATTGAAACTTTTAGGACCTAAGAGTTTTAGCCAACGTGATCTGCTGGTGAAGATCATAGTGGATCACAGAGAAGACGTAGACATCATATTTAAAGAGATCAAGCGCTGTGGGATGAAGGTAAAGCACGTAAAACTAAAAGACATTGACGTAAATCATTCTGAAGTTCAGATGATCATTCTCGCATCAGAAAAACAGTATACGACGCATATCTATCGTCTGCTCAAAAGTATAAATGGAGTCGATTCCGTTGAGCTAGAAAGCAGATAA